The Thermococcus thermotolerans genome contains a region encoding:
- a CDS encoding signal peptidase I codes for MNAKRFDFLSILTYSILVFVLGIVALHFVLGFQYVVILTDSMKPHINPNDMVITRPVSPGDVHIGDVILYRIEIGNATYRITHRVVDIKTDPAGNIYYVTKGDNREYADPWRVYPSQIVGKVVLVVPKAGIIWYYTPLIIFGLLLIVVASLAYDIAWSLLEEPVRPKSRKADLIALRRKKIKVYHYRR; via the coding sequence ATGAATGCCAAGCGCTTTGACTTCCTCTCCATTTTGACGTATTCTATTCTTGTCTTTGTGCTGGGAATCGTTGCTCTGCACTTTGTCCTCGGCTTTCAGTACGTTGTCATCCTAACCGACTCCATGAAACCCCATATAAACCCGAACGATATGGTGATTACAAGACCCGTCTCCCCGGGCGATGTGCATATCGGTGACGTGATTCTCTATCGTATTGAGATTGGAAATGCAACGTACAGGATAACCCATCGGGTGGTGGATATAAAAACTGACCCGGCGGGAAATATTTACTATGTAACCAAAGGGGATAACAGAGAGTACGCTGATCCGTGGAGGGTCTATCCCAGTCAGATTGTGGGAAAGGTCGTGCTCGTTGTTCCCAAGGCTGGGATCATCTGGTACTATACGCCTCTCATAATATTCGGTCTGTTGCTTATAGTGGTGGCCTCTCTCGCGTATGATATAGCTTGGTCGCTTCTGGAAGAACCTGTACGTCCTAAGTCCAGAAAGGCAGACCTGATCGCCCTCAGGAGAAAGAAAATAAAGGTGTATCACTACCGCCGCTAG
- a CDS encoding cupin domain-containing protein, with amino-acid sequence MFVGHYKDVPEKDTGFEGVTIRWLVSPKLGAKNYAMRYFVLRKGAEIPLHHHDWEHEIFIVKGEGIITGGGKEVHVKAGDFLYVPPNETHGYKALSETFEFLCIIPAKKEAIPEDEWV; translated from the coding sequence ATGTTCGTTGGACACTACAAAGACGTCCCCGAGAAGGACACCGGTTTTGAGGGGGTAACCATAAGGTGGCTCGTTTCTCCAAAGCTTGGGGCTAAAAACTACGCGATGCGCTACTTCGTCCTCAGGAAGGGCGCTGAAATACCGCTCCACCACCACGACTGGGAGCACGAGATATTCATCGTGAAGGGTGAGGGAATAATAACCGGCGGCGGCAAGGAGGTTCACGTCAAGGCTGGCGACTTCCTCTACGTTCCACCCAACGAGACCCACGGCTACAAAGCGTTAAGCGAGACCTTCGAGTTCCTCTGCATCATTCCCGCCAAGAAAGAGGCAATCCCCGAGGATGAGTGGGTCTAG
- a CDS encoding tRNA (N(6)-L-threonylcarbamoyladenosine(37)-C(2))-methylthiotransferase, translated as MVRVHVETYGCTRNRADAEIMEALLVRAGYELVETPENADYVVVNTCAVKDPTEKHMRERIAELIGSGKRVIVTGCLPHVSPEAIDSRVSGILGVKSIDRIAEAISVAERGGKLVSVEGWRERSIDKLELPRLWKNGVAFVVPISEGCLNGCTYCATRFARGVLKSYRPELVVKWVKEALAKGYREIQLSSEDTGCYGFDIGTNLAELLDEITAIEGDFRIRVGMMNPNHAIKILDELVDAYQDPKVYRFLHLPVQSGDDEVLRRMGRTYTVDEFEEIVRTFRKKVRDLNLNTDIIVGFPGESDEAFQNTVELIKRVRPDKINVSRYSPRPGTVAARWKQLPGWRVKERSRLLHRLRLQIAHEINRSYVGRTVEVLVHGAGEKGGVEARTFNYKDIILDSGEPGEFLRVRVEWAGSTYLRGTPLH; from the coding sequence ATGGTAAGGGTTCACGTCGAGACCTATGGCTGCACGAGGAACAGGGCCGATGCTGAGATAATGGAGGCCCTCCTGGTTAGGGCAGGCTATGAGCTGGTGGAAACCCCTGAAAATGCCGATTACGTCGTGGTGAACACATGCGCCGTAAAGGACCCCACAGAGAAGCACATGCGCGAGCGCATAGCGGAGCTCATCGGCTCTGGAAAAAGGGTCATCGTCACAGGCTGCCTTCCCCACGTCAGCCCGGAAGCCATAGACTCCCGCGTCTCCGGGATCCTCGGAGTGAAAAGCATTGATAGAATAGCCGAGGCGATAAGCGTAGCTGAGCGCGGCGGAAAGCTGGTGAGCGTTGAGGGCTGGCGCGAGAGGAGCATAGACAAGCTTGAACTCCCGCGGCTGTGGAAAAACGGTGTTGCCTTCGTCGTGCCCATAAGCGAGGGCTGCTTGAACGGGTGCACCTACTGTGCGACCCGCTTCGCCCGCGGAGTGCTTAAGAGCTACAGGCCTGAACTCGTTGTCAAGTGGGTGAAGGAAGCTCTGGCAAAGGGTTACAGGGAGATCCAGCTGTCGAGCGAGGACACCGGCTGCTACGGCTTCGACATCGGGACGAACTTGGCTGAACTCCTTGACGAGATAACGGCTATAGAGGGCGACTTCAGGATAAGGGTCGGCATGATGAACCCGAACCATGCGATAAAGATACTCGACGAGCTGGTTGATGCCTACCAGGATCCGAAAGTCTACAGGTTTCTCCACCTGCCGGTTCAGAGCGGCGACGATGAGGTTCTGAGGAGGATGGGAAGAACGTACACTGTGGACGAGTTTGAGGAGATAGTTCGAACATTTCGTAAGAAAGTTCGTGATTTGAACCTCAATACGGACATCATAGTGGGCTTTCCTGGGGAGAGTGATGAGGCCTTTCAGAACACCGTTGAGCTGATTAAGCGCGTCCGTCCGGACAAGATAAACGTCTCCCGCTACTCTCCGAGACCGGGAACGGTAGCTGCCAGATGGAAGCAACTTCCTGGCTGGAGGGTCAAGGAACGCTCCCGTTTACTTCACAGGCTCAGACTCCAGATAGCCCACGAAATAAACCGCTCCTACGTCGGCAGGACAGTCGAGGTTCTTGTCCACGGCGCCGGTGAGAAGGGGGGCGTTGAGGCCCGGACTTTCAATTACAAGGATATAATACTGGATTCCGGCGAGCCCGGTGAATTCCTCCGGGTTCGGGTCGAATGGGCCGGTTCGACGTACCTTAGAGGCACTCCCCTTCACTGA